A single window of Arcobacter venerupis DNA harbors:
- a CDS encoding HAD family hydrolase, whose product MIVEIPGRESFEIKNVVFDYNGTVAIDGKLIEGISESINELSNSFNFYVITADTYGTVKKELQNTKCEVIVIPNSQQDISKLDFVKELGLQYTLSVGNGRNDKLMLKETVLGIAILQDEGLCTQTLLNSDILVKSIFDVFAFLKDSNRLIATLRN is encoded by the coding sequence ATGATAGTTGAAATACCAGGAAGAGAATCTTTTGAGATAAAAAATGTTGTTTTTGATTACAATGGCACAGTCGCTATTGATGGGAAATTAATAGAGGGAATTTCTGAGAGTATAAATGAACTCTCAAATAGTTTTAATTTCTATGTAATCACAGCAGATACTTATGGCACTGTAAAAAAAGAGTTACAAAATACAAAGTGTGAGGTAATTGTAATTCCTAATTCACAACAAGATATTAGTAAGTTAGATTTTGTAAAAGAATTAGGTTTGCAATATACTTTAAGTGTGGGAAATGGTCGAAATGATAAATTGATGCTAAAAGAGACAGTTTTAGGCATAGCAATTTTACAAGATGAGGGGCTTTGTACGCAAACATTATTAAACTCAGATATTTTAGTAAAATCTATTTTTGATGTTTTTGCTTTTTTAAAAGATTCAAATAGATTAATAGCAACTCTTCGGAATTAG
- a CDS encoding HTH domain-containing protein, whose product MKISYHRRRKIKTRRIALWDLILRGINEPKDLAKELKVTIQTIKRDLEALKTMSEEDFTFETRQTSAEILDKKDTILKMLDDENYYTENGDLNIVKITKDLNTSRATVMSVLNGE is encoded by the coding sequence ATGAAAATCTCTTATCATCGCAGACGTAAAATCAAAACAAGAAGAATAGCTTTGTGGGATTTGATTTTGCGAGGTATAAATGAGCCAAAAGACTTAGCAAAAGAACTGAAAGTTACAATTCAAACAATCAAAAGAGATTTGGAAGCACTTAAAACCATGAGTGAAGAAGATTTTACTTTTGAAACTAGACAAACTTCTGCTGAGATACTTGATAAAAAAGATACTATATTAAAAATGTTAGATGATGAAAATTACTACACAGAAAATGGCGATTTAAATATTGTAAAGATTACAAAAGATTTAAATACAAGTCGAGCAACAGTTATGTCTGTTTTAAATGGAGAATAA
- a CDS encoding putative quinol monooxygenase, with amino-acid sequence MAITRQIIFLAKRDCIKELKALLKSTIEDTKKEEGCLMYEVFQTKSNPVEFIVIDSWESEEALNKHYETPHYSHFINNFKQYNAHIEPFELELL; translated from the coding sequence ATGGCAATAACAAGACAAATAATATTTTTGGCAAAAAGAGATTGTATAAAAGAACTAAAAGCATTACTTAAATCAACTATTGAAGATACTAAAAAAGAAGAAGGATGTTTGATGTATGAAGTTTTTCAAACAAAAAGTAATCCAGTAGAATTTATCGTGATTGATTCTTGGGAAAGTGAAGAAGCTTTAAACAAACACTATGAAACTCCACACTACTCACATTTTATAAATAATTTCAAACAATATAATGCTCATATTGAGCCTTTTGAATTAGAACTTTTATAA